The following are encoded in a window of Streptomyces sp. 11x1 genomic DNA:
- a CDS encoding glutamate-5-semialdehyde dehydrogenase, which produces MTETSDLILRRARAAFDSAPPLGDPAYVRYCQELCLRLKEHWPAIQAANQADIARAEMRGIPPTLVNRLRLTDEHLDRMVELTGAVERELGVVLADGEGIPAGDWGVVRRVPKPLGVALMIYEARPTVTVDGALLPVAVGNAVLLRGGKESAATDAALATAIEAALTAAGLPAGLVTVMEDPDRSLMKAVLARPDQVDVLIPRGSPSLIEYCRTASSIPLIASGGGVNHLYVHRSADLALAARATLNSKVPEPAGCTSVEMVLVDQEVAADYLAALLAECERQEAPLTIRLDSSMAGPPARGDSPWRTEPLEPHDLGREFLDPVIGLRPVPGLAEAAEHIRAYGSRHTEGILAQDSEVSRQFARLVDAAMIVVNGSLRLHDGPKLGLGSEISIATGRLHVRGPVTLGALVTSTWVVEANGELRG; this is translated from the coding sequence GTGACCGAGACCTCCGACCTCATCCTCCGCCGGGCCCGCGCCGCCTTCGACTCCGCGCCCCCGCTCGGCGATCCGGCCTACGTGCGCTACTGCCAGGAACTCTGCCTCCGGCTCAAGGAGCACTGGCCCGCCATCCAGGCCGCCAACCAGGCCGACATCGCCCGCGCGGAAATGCGGGGCATACCGCCCACCCTCGTCAACCGCCTGCGACTGACCGACGAGCACCTCGACCGCATGGTGGAACTCACCGGTGCCGTGGAGCGGGAACTCGGCGTCGTCCTCGCCGATGGCGAGGGCATCCCTGCGGGCGACTGGGGCGTCGTACGGCGCGTGCCCAAGCCCCTCGGCGTAGCGCTGATGATCTACGAGGCCCGTCCGACCGTGACCGTGGACGGCGCACTGCTGCCGGTCGCCGTCGGCAACGCCGTACTCCTGCGCGGCGGCAAGGAGAGCGCGGCCACCGACGCCGCCCTCGCCACGGCCATCGAGGCCGCCCTCACCGCCGCCGGTCTGCCGGCCGGTCTGGTCACTGTCATGGAGGACCCGGACCGCTCGCTGATGAAGGCCGTGCTGGCCCGCCCGGACCAGGTGGACGTGCTCATCCCGCGCGGCAGCCCCTCCCTGATCGAGTACTGCCGTACGGCGAGTTCCATCCCGCTCATCGCCAGCGGCGGCGGGGTCAACCACCTGTACGTGCACCGCTCGGCCGACCTGGCGCTGGCCGCCCGGGCCACTCTGAACAGCAAGGTCCCCGAGCCGGCCGGATGCACCTCGGTGGAGATGGTCCTGGTCGACCAGGAGGTGGCGGCCGACTACCTGGCGGCCTTACTCGCCGAGTGCGAACGGCAGGAGGCCCCGCTGACGATCCGGCTGGACTCCTCCATGGCGGGCCCGCCCGCCCGCGGGGACTCGCCCTGGCGCACCGAGCCGCTCGAACCGCACGACCTGGGTCGGGAGTTCCTCGACCCGGTCATCGGACTGCGGCCGGTCCCGGGTCTCGCCGAGGCCGCCGAGCACATCCGCGCCTACGGCTCACGGCACACCGAGGGCATCCTCGCCCAGGACTCCGAGGTGTCCCGGCAGTTCGCACGGCTGGTGGACGCGGCAATGATCGTCGTCAACGGCTCGCTGCGGCTGCACGACGGCCCCAAGCTCGGCCTGGGCTCGGAGATCTCCATCGCCACCGGCCGGCTGCACGTCCGGGGCCCGGTGACGCTGGGCGCCCTCGTGACCAGTACCTGGGTCGTCGAGGCCAACGGCGAACTGCGCGGCTGA
- a CDS encoding CGNR zinc finger domain-containing protein, protein MLQPSPAAELVEAFTNTVDLESGDDDVATTDALARWLTGRRLAEPSLRLTADDHRGFLDLRAGIREALDTDDPVAPHRLAVADAALSQVPLLVRLSDPRAPLVPAPGGPPARTALARLAAAWAEVVFTGEVHRLKRCAEHTCGWVFWDSSKNHSRRWCSMRVCGNRTKSRRYAARQRDLTV, encoded by the coding sequence GTGCTCCAACCCTCCCCGGCCGCAGAGTTGGTCGAGGCCTTCACCAACACCGTCGACCTGGAGAGCGGTGACGACGACGTCGCGACCACCGACGCACTGGCGCGCTGGCTGACCGGCCGGCGCCTGGCGGAGCCGTCCCTCCGGCTGACCGCCGACGACCACCGGGGCTTCCTCGACCTGCGGGCCGGTATCCGCGAGGCTCTGGACACCGACGACCCCGTCGCGCCGCATCGACTCGCGGTCGCCGACGCGGCGCTGTCCCAGGTCCCGCTCCTGGTCCGCCTAAGCGACCCGCGCGCGCCTCTGGTTCCCGCTCCGGGCGGCCCGCCGGCCCGGACGGCCCTCGCCCGCCTCGCCGCCGCGTGGGCGGAAGTCGTGTTCACCGGTGAGGTCCATCGGCTCAAGCGGTGCGCCGAGCACACCTGCGGCTGGGTCTTCTGGGACTCCTCGAAGAACCACAGCCGCCGCTGGTGCTCGATGCGGGTGTGCGGCAACCGCACGAAGTCACGGCGGTACGCCGCCCGGCAGCGTGACCTCACCGTGTGA
- a CDS encoding SDR family oxidoreductase yields the protein MADKLAVVTGGTRGIGLALSRRLIRMGHHVVAFYGADREAAEKAERDNAGHLTAIRADLSDAQQVADAAATVLREHGTPAVLVNNAGLNRDRSFLELTDEDWRRVLDTNLSGPFWLIRALAPAMLAAGGGSIVNVGATTGIRPRVDGANYCASKAGLLQLTKCLALELAPTIRVNCLIPGMIDTEELRTRWRLDDPQRMAQTLDEIPTHRMGTTEDIADALEFMVGPAATYLNGQKIIIDGGQFMW from the coding sequence ATGGCGGATAAACTCGCCGTTGTCACCGGCGGGACCAGAGGAATCGGACTGGCTCTGAGCCGGCGCCTGATCCGAATGGGACATCACGTCGTCGCCTTCTACGGGGCAGACCGGGAAGCGGCCGAGAAGGCGGAGCGGGACAACGCCGGCCATCTGACCGCGATCCGCGCCGACCTCTCCGACGCCCAGCAGGTGGCCGACGCCGCAGCCACCGTCCTGCGCGAGCACGGCACTCCCGCCGTCCTCGTGAACAACGCGGGCCTCAACCGCGACCGCTCCTTCCTCGAACTCACCGACGAGGACTGGCGCCGAGTCCTGGACACCAACCTGTCCGGGCCGTTCTGGCTGATTCGGGCGCTGGCCCCCGCGATGCTCGCCGCCGGCGGCGGATCCATCGTCAACGTCGGGGCGACGACCGGGATCCGCCCACGCGTCGACGGCGCCAACTACTGCGCGAGCAAGGCCGGCCTGCTGCAGCTGACCAAATGCCTCGCCCTTGAACTGGCCCCCACCATCCGGGTCAACTGCCTGATCCCCGGCATGATCGACACGGAGGAGCTGCGCACGCGCTGGCGCCTGGACGACCCACAGCGGATGGCCCAGACGCTGGACGAGATCCCCACCCATCGCATGGGGACGACCGAGGACATCGCCGACGCGCTGGAGTTCATGGTCGGTCCGGCGGCCACCTACCTCAACGGCCAGAAAATCATCATCGACGGTGGGCAGTTCATGTGGTGA